The following are from one region of the Fusarium verticillioides 7600 chromosome 1, whole genome shotgun sequence genome:
- a CDS encoding polynucleotide 5'-hydroxyl-kinase GRC3: MSSHKKRRIEGVNATKPMSAIAALAARRREAAASSTSAQQSSECDEKQPTSNVNYFSPLQKGNSQVGTPSTPKKSAVKAPRPQCVTETPAAHSKSHVMASRPPGSISPEFGTAQRAIPYSSFRLSDQNHRVKKGGVVELRLSGKERFTIIGSFGIKVIQGEVVLAGATLYPAETIEWVHAPYCHAVPVLRTKEQTRLELHPDKMAQGLRQLSRLSPLFRKMWNEPPEGDSTKSNKEVTFQIVQTPEDAPKKCIIQELDSLAAWNRKLSCLVTTSREKPSLSTLICGPKSAGKSTLSRLFLNRLLTDRSHRQTLRGVVVMDLDPGQPEYAPAGTLSLVFVTKPNLGAPFTHPGIRDTASNVVRCHSMASVTPASDPDLYLACAVDLFDTYNKSFAGVPLIINTPGWILGTGLDLLCALVRMMKPEEVLYMSEDGPSETVDALRAATETTFTELPSQQSEFTSRTAAHLRAMQTMSYFHLQDLALTTTKQTDITQRLKWNPSPLSFRPPLLVRYSSKKGIFGLVSYDYQCPPELLADTVNGLVLAAVEIEDVKAFSRFTQDQVSADISSKLTKLDAASKDEALQMVSTSPEGIPYIPNYNDAALDPRYSRTIGLVLLRGIDTKSHTLQLTTPIPAEEFKHIKSEGRDIVLLHGKFDTPSWAYTEDLYERAGADEGNDTILEVTDEDTDDDKSEAEPEDVDRVSDLTEVPWVEVLKGSQRRPVGSRVWRVRRDLGRNNA; this comes from the exons ATGTCCTCTCACAAAAAACGAAGAATTGAAGGTGTCAATGCCACAAAGC CGATGAGTGCtattgctgctcttgctgctcgGCGGAGAGAGGCTGCGGCCTCTTCGACGTCCGCGCAACAATCCTCAGAATGCGACGAGAAACAACCTACCAGCAACGTCAACTACTTCAGTCCACTTCAAAAGGGAAACAGTCAAGTCGGAACTCCGTCAACTCCTAAGAAAAGTGCAGTAAAGGCTCCTAGGCCACAGTGTGTAACTGAGACGCCTGCCGCACATTCTAAAAGCCATGTAATGGCAAG TCGGCCACCAGGATCTATAAGTCCTGAATTCGGGACAGCTCAAAGGGCCATACCATACTCATCATTTCGATTATCCGATCAAAACCACCGAGTTAAGAAGGGAGGTGTGGTAGAACTACGACTTTCTGGCAAAGAG CGATTTACAATCATTGGGAGTTTTGGTATCAAAGTGATTCAAGGTGAGGTAGTGTTGGCTGGTGCCACTCTCTATCCTGCTGAAACCATTGAATGGGTTCACGCCCCTTACTGCCATGCAGTGCCCGTATTACGGACGAAGGAGCAGACAAGACTAGAGCTGCATCCAGATAAAATGGCTCAAGGTCTGCGCCAGTTGAGCCGTTTATCTCCTCTATTCAGGAAAATGTGGAACGAACCACCTGAGGGAGACTCAACCAAGTCAAATAAAGAAGTAACTTTTCAGATT GTCCAAACGCCAGAAGATGCTCCTAAGAAATGCATCATCCAAGAATTAGACTCGCTAGCTGCGTGGAACAGGAAGCTTTCATGCCTGGTGACGACCAGCCGAGAGAAGCCATCTCTCTCAACGTTGATTTGCGGCCCCAAGTCGGCCGGAAAGTCTACTCTTTCGAGACTGTTTCTGAACCGGCTTTTAACAGATCGATCTCATAGACAGACCTTGCGAGGTGTTGTGGTGATGGACCTAGATCCAGGCCAACCAGAATATGCGCCAGCTGGGACTTTGTCACTCGTGTTTGTGACGAAGCCGAATCTAGGGGCACCATTCACACACCCGGGGATCAGAGACACTGCTTCGAACGTCGTTCGTTGCCATTCAATGGCCTCCGTAACACCAGCGTCCGACCCCGATCTCTACCTGGCATGTGCCGTTGATCTATTTGATACGTACAACAAAAGTTTTGCGGGTgttcctctcatcatcaatacaCCAGGGTGGATTCTTGGAACTGGGCTCGATCTTCTCTGTGCCTTGGTcaggatgatgaagcctGAAGAAGTATTATATATGTCTGAAGATGGCCCTTCAGAAACAGTCGATGCGTTACGGGCTGCAACAGAAACCACGTTTACAGAATTACCGTCCCAGCAGTCTGAATTTACATCAAGAACCGCTGCTCATCTGAGAGCGATGCAGACCATGTCTTATTTTCACTTACAAGATCTAGCTTTGACGACAACGAAGCAAACTGACATCACCCAAAGGTTGAAGTGGAACCCATCGCCACTTTCTTTCAGACCACCCTTACTTGTACGATATTCCTCCAAGAAAGGGATCTTCGGTTTGGTATCGTACGATTATCAATGTCCACCGGAGTTGTTGGCCGATACAGTGAACGGACTGGTCCTGGCGGCAGTTGAGATAGAGGATGTGAAAGCATTTTCCAGATTCACCCAAGACCAGGTCTCTGCCGATATATCATCGAAGCTCACGAAGCTTGACGCAGCAAGCAAAGATGAGGCTCTCCAGATGGTATCAACAAGTCCGGAAGGTATTCCTTACATTCCCAACTACAATGATGCTGCTTTGGACCCCCGGTATTCTCGAACTATTGGGCTGGTTCTCCTGCGAGGTATTGACACAAAATCACACACCTTGCAGCTTACCACACCAATTCCAGCAGAAGAGTTCAAACACATAAAATCTGAAGGCAGAGACATTGTTTTGCTCCACGGCAAGTTTGATACCCCAAGTTGGGCCTATACCGAAGATCTTTATGAGAGAGCTGGGGCCGACGAGGGGAACGACACAATACTTGAAGTTACGGACGAGGACACAGACGACGATAAGTCAGAGGCCGAACCAGAAGACGTTGACAGAGTTAGCGATTTGACAGAAGTTCCCTGGGTGGAGGTGCTAAAAGGGAGCCAGAGACGGCCAGTTGGCTCAAGAGTTTGGAGGGTCCGTAGGGATCTAGGCCGCAACAATGCTTGA